A genomic stretch from Schistosoma haematobium chromosome 4, whole genome shotgun sequence includes:
- the CUX1 gene encoding Protein CASP, variant 2 (EggNog:ENOG410W1BJ~COG:K): MESVVASVYNSWRDVAFGDLQKTLESVACELTSNHEKNDISRTNLVNQTKEFRKSASEDVRKYCSTVIKCYQSEFDALQKRCRYAEEAYLSMYKQLIDLPDPLFALGELQSLQKRAEKAIEFEFESRKYKESCDELKIKVQELKNYERENKRLQKRLDELTVSLETQIQLNSSKIVDEYQRKLDFKEQEFAIFKVEAEEKLGSFESKNIAISKALEMAQSELFRLKTEANATETGRSSELELLMDDLEKSNAKLASAEAELAKLREDHADIPKLPIADISRLQCRIEELEFELSSCSQQKSSLLDQLESLKSLKSSNEKNLENCIQELQTTICQTKASLEVANIKIDNQSDYEEVKRELSLLRSIEFPENVQPNESDNLIQDDISNRAPLEVLILKKNKSLENQLAEANTLREKLQIELTQVQSNEVEANQRIKEQTELIKLLESDLYRLQTNLDESLKLNDSRNRLEGHHLAEVIGDQKPSQYNQSLLNIVQNQRDRFRTRAEELEQNEINLRQQLISLQREVESVRADNVKLYEKIRFLHSYGSPVIQNRQNNLSNQHSSSSVTTSLSPSSCQNHESNDATIIKYSHVYEAQLNPFNQFSRYEKQRVYKKLQPYEKLMLHLGRFVSSDRRLRLGVFLYAIFLHLFIFIALYKAAHFQHSALETEANCHSRFEKHMQEVHNQGGGNL; this comes from the exons ATGGAAAGTGTCGTAGCCTCAGTTTATAATTCCTGGCGCGATGTTGCATTTGGTGACTTACAA AAAACCTTGGAGTCAGTAGCATGTGAACTGACCTCCAATCATGAGAAAAACGATATTTCAAGGACTAATTTAGTAAATCAGACTAAAGAGTTCCGAAAATCTGCCTCCGAG GATGTACGTAAATATTGTTCGACAGTTATCAAGTGTTATCAATCGGAATTCGATGCACTTCAGAAGAGGTGTAGATATGCTGAAGAAGCTTACCTTTCAATGTACAAACAACTTATTGATCTCCCAG ATCCCTTATTCGCACTTGGAGAGCTTCAATCCTTACAAAAACGAGCTGAGAAAGCTATAGAATTTGAGTTCGAATCACGAAAATACAAGGAAAGCTGTGacgaattaaaaataaaagttcAGGAGCTCAAAAATTACG AACGCGAAAATAAACGCTTGCAGAAACGTCTTGACGAGTTGACGGTTTCTTTGGAAACTCAAATCCAGCTGAACAGTTCGAAGATAGTGGATGAATATCAAAGGAAGTTGGATTTCAAAGAGCAAGAGTTTGCCATCTTTAAAGTTGAAGCAGAGGAAAAGCTTGGTAGCTTTGAATCTAAAAATATAGCGATTTCCAAAG CACTGGAAATGGCACAATCTGAATTATTTAGGCTTAAAACAGAAGCGAACGCTACCGAAACCGGCAG GTCTTCCGAACTTGAGTTACTTATGGATGATCTTGAAAAATCAAATGCA AAACTTGCTTCTGCTGAAGCAGAGCTGGCCAAATTACGTGAGGATCATGCGGACATCCCAAAGTTACCCATCGCAGACATTAGTCGACTTCAGTGTCGCATTGAAGAGCTTGAATTTGAACTGTCCAGTTGTTCTCAACAA AAATCGTCATTACTCGATCAGTTGGAATCGCTCAAATCTTTAAAGTCATCCAACGAAAAGAATCTAGAAAATTGTATTCAAGAGCTGCAAACAACAATTTGTCAGACTAAAGCTTCTCTGGAAGTGGCTAATATTAAAATTGACAATCAATCTGATTACGAAGAAGTGAAACGCGAACTATCTCTTTTACGCTCAATTGAATTTCCTGAAAATGTTCAGCCAAATGAATCGGATAATCTTATTCAAGACGATATATCTAATCGTGCTCCATTGGAAGtacttattttaaaaaagaataaatcatTGGAGAATCAGTTGGCCGAAGCAAACACTTTACGTGAAAAGTTACAAA TTGAACTTACTCAAGTCCAATCAAATGAAGTTGAAGCCAATCAACGAATTAAAGAGCAAACAGAATTAATAAAATTGTTAGAATCTGATCTTTATCGTTTGCAGACAAATTTGGATGAATCATTAAAGTTAAATGATTCAAGGAACCGGTTGGAAGGTCACCATCTTGCAGAAGTTATCGGTGACCAAAAACCAAGTCAGT ACAATCAGTCATTATTAAACATTGTACAAAATCAACGTGATCGATTTCGAACACGAGCTGAAGAATTAGAACAG aatgaaataaatttacgCCAACAGTTGATATCACTTCAACGTGAAGTTGAATCAGTACGAGCTGATAACGTTAAATTGTACGAGAAAATACGTTTCTTACACTCATATGGTAGTCCTGTAATACAAAATCGACAAAATAATTTATCTAATCAGCATTCTTCATCATCGGTGACAACATCATTGTCACCATCATCTTGtcaaaatcatgagtcaaatgatgCAACTATCATTAAATATTCACATGTTTATGAAGCTCAGTTAAATCCTTTCAATCAATTTAGTCGATATGAGAAACAACGAGTGTATAAAAAGTTACAACCATATGAAAAACTGATGTTACATTTG GGACGTTTTGTTAGTTCCGATCGTAGACTTCGCTTGGGTGTATTTTTGTATGCaatatttttacatttattcatatttattgcaCTGTATAAAGCAGCTCATTTCCAGCATAGTGCTTTAGAAACTGAAGCTAATTGTCATTCTCG CTTTGAAAAACATATGCAAGAAGTTCATAATCAGGGTGGTGGGAATCTATAA
- the CUX1 gene encoding Protein CASP (EggNog:ENOG410W1BJ~COG:K): MVSFEVSLTFIKLCHLYVTRVSLIFLIVPINCKYTHAFVDNQSLLNIVQNQRDRFRTRAEELEQNEINLRQQLISLQREVESVRADNVKLYEKIRFLHSYGSPVIQNRQNNLSNQHSSSSVTTSLSPSSCQNHESNDATIIKYSHVYEAQLNPFNQFSRYEKQRVYKKLQPYEKLMLHLVCWFYLSFFHSLHYGSGLSL, from the exons ATGGTTTCTTTCGAAGTGTCATTGACGTTTATTAAACTTTGTCATTTATATGTAACCCGTGTtagtttgatttttttaattgtCCCAATTAATTGCAAATATACACATGCATTTGTAGACAATCAGTCATTATTAAACATTGTACAAAATCAACGTGATCGATTTCGAACACGAGCTGAAGAATTAGAACAG aatgaaataaatttacgCCAACAGTTGATATCACTTCAACGTGAAGTTGAATCAGTACGAGCTGATAACGTTAAATTGTACGAGAAAATACGTTTCTTACACTCATATGGTAGTCCTGTAATACAAAATCGACAAAATAATTTATCTAATCAGCATTCTTCATCATCGGTGACAACATCATTGTCACCATCATCTTGtcaaaatcatgagtcaaatgatgCAACTATCATTAAATATTCACATGTTTATGAAGCTCAGTTAAATCCTTTCAATCAATTTAGTCGATATGAGAAACAACGAGTGTATAAAAAGTTACAACCATATGAAAAACTGATGTTACATTTGGTATGTTGGTTTTATTTGTCTTtctttcatagtttacattatgGATCTGGTCTTAGTTtgtag